In Polaribacter sp. L3A8, a genomic segment contains:
- a CDS encoding GTP-binding protein codes for MKKLPVTVLSGFLGAGKTTLLNHVLHNKKGLKVAVIVNDMSEVNIDAQFIENENTLSRTEEKLVEMSNGCICCTLREDLMVEVEKLAKQNKFDYLLIESTGISEPIPVAQTFTFESEDGKIDLSRFSYIDTMVTVVDAFNFLKDFSSADYLATRELTNIEGDDRTIVNLLTDQIEFANVILINKIDLISEDQLEELRAIIQKLNPEASIIVTEKSKVVLESVLNTGLFDYEKAEASAGWLKELENEHVPETEEYGISSFVFRSKKPFHPERFLTYLNQRFPQNIIRSKGLFWLASRSDQALLWSSAGGSCKADSAGVWWASMPFSKRIDNATFNENITQIESGWDAQFGDRKIELVFIGQHLDKDGMIAELEDCLLTSQELQVWKNKSFPKNDQWPIAV; via the coding sequence ATGAAAAAACTACCTGTAACTGTATTAAGTGGTTTTCTAGGTGCTGGAAAAACTACCTTATTAAATCACGTATTACACAACAAAAAAGGCCTAAAAGTAGCCGTTATTGTAAATGATATGAGTGAAGTAAATATTGACGCTCAATTTATTGAAAATGAAAATACACTTTCTAGGACCGAAGAAAAGCTAGTTGAAATGTCTAACGGATGTATCTGTTGTACATTAAGAGAAGATTTAATGGTGGAAGTAGAAAAGTTAGCTAAACAAAACAAATTTGATTATTTATTAATTGAAAGTACAGGTATTAGCGAACCAATTCCTGTAGCACAGACTTTTACTTTTGAAAGTGAAGATGGCAAGATAGATTTAAGTCGTTTTAGTTATATAGATACTATGGTAACTGTTGTAGATGCTTTTAATTTCTTAAAAGATTTTTCTAGTGCAGATTATTTGGCTACAAGAGAATTAACCAATATAGAAGGAGATGATAGAACGATTGTAAACCTATTAACAGATCAAATTGAGTTTGCTAATGTTATCCTTATTAATAAAATTGATTTGATTTCTGAAGATCAATTAGAAGAATTACGTGCTATTATTCAGAAACTAAACCCAGAAGCAAGTATTATAGTTACAGAAAAATCTAAGGTTGTTTTAGAAAGTGTTTTAAACACCGGTTTGTTTGATTATGAAAAAGCTGAAGCATCTGCAGGATGGTTAAAAGAATTAGAAAACGAACACGTACCAGAAACAGAAGAATACGGAATAAGTTCTTTTGTTTTTAGAAGTAAAAAACCATTTCATCCAGAACGTTTTTTAACCTATTTAAATCAACGTTTTCCTCAAAATATTATTAGAAGTAAAGGGTTGTTTTGGCTGGCTTCAAGATCCGATCAAGCACTGCTTTGGAGTTCTGCAGGTGGTTCTTGTAAAGCAGATAGCGCTGGTGTTTGGTGGGCATCTATGCCTTTTTCTAAACGAATTGATAATGCTACTTTTAATGAAAATATAACGCAAATAGAATCTGGTTGGGATGCACAATTTGGCGACAGAAAAATAGAATTGGTTTTTATTGGACAACATTTAGATAAAGACGGAATGATTGCTGAATTAGAAGATTGTTTACTCACATCTCAAGAGTTACAAGTATGGAAAAATAAATCATTTCCTAAAAATGATCAATGGCCAATAGCGGTATAG